In Actinoplanes derwentensis, the following proteins share a genomic window:
- a CDS encoding cupin domain-containing protein — MEHFTIATVAEQSTDFRQVLWTGKHTQLVIMTVPPGGEIGEEVHEVDQILTFVSGVGKAVISGETRKVAQGDLVVVPAGRKHNFLNEGPNPLVLYTVYGPPEHADGAVHKTKEEADALEEAGKDEPPAN, encoded by the coding sequence ATGGAGCACTTCACGATTGCCACCGTCGCTGAGCAGAGCACCGATTTCCGTCAGGTGCTCTGGACCGGAAAGCACACCCAACTCGTGATCATGACCGTCCCGCCCGGTGGCGAGATCGGTGAAGAGGTGCACGAGGTGGACCAGATCCTGACCTTCGTGAGCGGTGTCGGCAAGGCTGTCATCTCCGGCGAGACCCGCAAGGTCGCGCAGGGCGATCTGGTGGTCGTGCCGGCCGGCCGGAAACACAACTTCCTGAACGAGGGCCCGAACCCGTTGGTCCTCTACACGGTTTACGGCCCGCCGGAGCACGCCGACGGCGCGGTGCACAAGACCAAGGAAGAAGCGGACGCTCTCGAAGAGGCCGGCAAGGACGAGCCGCCTGCGAATTGA
- a CDS encoding MGH1-like glycoside hydrolase domain-containing protein → MGEPVEMPPDQFQELSAELWRSAAGVLDQNWTGRYTVPSRTLYPHQWSWDTAFAAIGLAYVNPARAWRGLRSLFEAQWPDGRVPHIVFDPDIPEDAYFPGPRFWRVPAYSGRAARGSTGLVQPPMHALAAWEVYRHAAAHGADAAQQARTELGWLYPRLVAQQEFLGDRRDAGGSGLASIVHPWESGLDNSPSWDDALAAVPADMRLLDTYHRRDLDVSDATHRPTDSDHARYLGLVESYRDGGYSDNDLALRHGFVVECPGFNTILATAELALAQIAGVLGDPAAHRHRERAQGITAAITHRLWDPRTGFFHARDVRSGRLSPAHSVSGLLPLALPDLDRPFVDALVAAATSSRFGLPAPGYDRTGPAFDERRYWRGPIWINVNWLLRRGLLVHGRRAEADELRRALLCLVHSNGHYEYFHPHDGSGLGSPAFSWTAALSLDLLADSPAPAYARVFQKETQKT, encoded by the coding sequence ATGGGTGAGCCAGTGGAAATGCCTCCCGACCAGTTCCAGGAGCTGAGCGCCGAGCTCTGGCGATCCGCCGCCGGTGTGCTCGACCAGAACTGGACCGGCCGCTACACGGTGCCGTCCCGGACGCTGTACCCGCACCAGTGGAGCTGGGACACCGCGTTCGCCGCGATCGGGCTGGCCTACGTGAACCCGGCGCGGGCCTGGCGGGGCCTGCGGAGTCTGTTCGAGGCGCAGTGGCCGGACGGCCGGGTGCCGCACATCGTCTTCGACCCGGACATCCCGGAGGACGCCTACTTCCCGGGGCCGCGGTTCTGGCGGGTGCCCGCCTACTCCGGCCGGGCGGCCCGGGGCAGCACCGGTCTGGTGCAGCCGCCGATGCACGCGCTCGCCGCCTGGGAGGTCTACCGGCACGCGGCCGCGCACGGCGCCGACGCCGCCCAGCAGGCCCGCACCGAGTTGGGCTGGCTCTACCCGAGACTGGTGGCGCAGCAGGAGTTCCTCGGCGACCGCCGGGACGCGGGCGGCAGTGGACTGGCTTCGATCGTGCATCCCTGGGAGTCAGGTCTGGACAACAGCCCGTCCTGGGACGACGCGCTGGCTGCCGTGCCGGCCGACATGCGCCTTCTGGACACGTACCATCGCCGGGATCTTGATGTGTCGGACGCCACGCACCGGCCCACCGACAGCGACCACGCGCGATATCTGGGCCTGGTCGAGAGTTATCGGGACGGCGGCTACTCGGACAACGACCTCGCCCTGCGGCATGGCTTCGTGGTGGAGTGCCCCGGTTTCAACACCATCCTGGCCACCGCTGAGCTGGCTCTCGCCCAGATCGCCGGGGTGCTCGGCGACCCGGCCGCCCATCGGCACCGGGAGCGGGCCCAGGGCATCACCGCCGCGATCACCCATCGGCTCTGGGATCCGCGGACCGGTTTCTTTCATGCCCGGGACGTACGATCCGGCCGGCTCAGCCCCGCACACAGCGTGAGTGGTCTGCTGCCGCTGGCGCTGCCCGACCTGGACCGCCCGTTCGTCGACGCGCTCGTGGCGGCGGCGACGTCGTCCCGGTTCGGGCTGCCGGCGCCCGGTTACGACCGGACCGGACCGGCCTTCGACGAGCGCCGTTACTGGCGCGGCCCGATCTGGATCAACGTGAACTGGCTGCTGCGCCGGGGACTGCTGGTGCACGGGCGGCGGGCCGAGGCGGACGAGTTGCGGCGGGCGTTGCTGTGCCTGGTGCACAGCAACGGCCACTACGAGTACTTCCATCCGCACGATGGCAGCGGGCTCGGCTCACCGGCGTTCAGCTGGACCGCCGCCCTGAGCCTGGACCTGCTGGCCGACTCGCCCGCCCCGGCCTACGCACGCGTCTTCCAGAAGGAGACCCAGAAGACCTAG
- a CDS encoding S-(hydroxymethyl)mycothiol dehydrogenase — protein sequence MSQLVRGVIARGKGKPVEVATIVVPDPGPGEAVVKVQACGVCHTDLHYREGGINDDFPFLLGHEAAGVVESIGEGVTDVAVGDFVVLNWRAVCGNCRACNKGKPWYCFNTHNATQKMTLEDGTELSPALGVGAFVEKTLVHAGQCTKVDPEARAAAVGLLGCGVMAGIGAAINTGGVGRGDSVAVIGCGGVGDGAVAGAALAGATTIIAIDTDDRKLEWARGFGATHTINAREHDVVERVRELTGGFGADVVVEAVGRPETYKQAFYARDLAGTVVLVGVPTPDMTIELPLLDVFGRGGALKSSWYGDCLPSRDFPMLTELYKQGRLDLDAFVTEEIALDEVEQAFNKMHTGDVLRSVVIF from the coding sequence ATGAGCCAGCTGGTACGGGGCGTGATCGCCCGAGGTAAGGGCAAGCCGGTCGAGGTCGCCACCATCGTGGTGCCCGATCCGGGACCCGGTGAAGCAGTGGTCAAAGTCCAGGCGTGCGGGGTGTGTCACACCGACCTGCACTACCGCGAGGGCGGGATCAACGACGACTTCCCGTTCCTGCTCGGCCACGAGGCGGCCGGTGTCGTCGAGTCGATCGGCGAGGGTGTCACCGACGTCGCGGTCGGCGACTTCGTGGTGCTGAACTGGCGTGCCGTCTGCGGTAACTGCCGGGCTTGCAACAAGGGCAAGCCGTGGTACTGCTTCAACACCCACAACGCCACCCAGAAGATGACTCTGGAGGACGGCACCGAGCTGTCCCCGGCGCTGGGTGTCGGCGCGTTCGTGGAGAAGACGCTGGTGCACGCCGGCCAGTGCACGAAGGTCGACCCGGAGGCCCGCGCGGCCGCGGTGGGTCTGCTCGGCTGTGGCGTGATGGCCGGCATCGGCGCGGCGATCAACACCGGTGGGGTGGGCCGGGGCGACTCGGTCGCGGTCATCGGTTGCGGCGGCGTCGGTGACGGCGCGGTGGCCGGGGCGGCTCTGGCCGGGGCCACCACGATCATCGCGATCGACACCGACGACCGGAAACTCGAATGGGCCCGCGGGTTCGGGGCCACCCACACCATCAACGCGCGTGAGCACGACGTGGTGGAGCGGGTCCGGGAGCTGACCGGTGGTTTCGGCGCCGACGTGGTGGTCGAGGCGGTCGGCCGTCCGGAGACGTACAAGCAGGCGTTCTACGCCCGTGACCTGGCCGGGACCGTGGTCCTGGTCGGGGTGCCGACCCCGGACATGACGATCGAGCTGCCGCTGCTCGACGTCTTCGGCCGCGGTGGCGCGCTGAAGTCCAGCTGGTACGGCGACTGCCTGCCGAGCCGGGACTTCCCGATGTTGACCGAGCTCTACAAGCAGGGCCGGCTCGATCTGGACGCGTTCGTCACCGAGGAGATCGCGCTGGACGAGGTCGAGCAGGCGTTCAACAAGATGCACACCGGGGACGTACTCCGCTCGGTGGTGATCTTCTAG
- the ctaD gene encoding aa3-type cytochrome oxidase subunit I has product MTTVAPSPIATRPYPVRRQVKGSAFARILRTTDAKQIGIMYMITAFVFYVLGGLMALLMRAELARPGMQLLSPEQYNQLFTMHGTIMLLFFATPIVFAFGNYVVPIQIGAPDVAFPRLNAFAYWLYLFGGLITIGGFLTPGGAADFGWFAYTPLSNSLHSPGVGGNMWVVGLAISGLGTILGSVNLITTILTLRAPGMTMFRMPIMCWNMLVTALLAVMVFPFLAAALFALAADRVLGAHVFDVETGGPMLWQHLFWFFGHPEVYIIALPFFGIITEVIPVFSRKPVFGYKGLVAATLLIGALSMSVWAHHMFATGQVLLPFFSFLSFLIAVPTGMKFFVWIGTMWRGQISFESPMLFAVGFLVTFLFGGLSGVLLAAPPIDFHVSDSYFVIAHFHYVLFGTIVFAVFSGIYFWFPKMFGRMLDEKLAKVHFWLTMIGFHGTFLVQHWLGTKGMPRRYADYLPADGFAFLNTFSTIGSFVLGLSTLPFLYNVWKSYKVGRVVDVDDPWGHGNSLEWATSSPPPLRNFDRMPRIRSERPAFDLKFPELAAGHSLAGPPEGGARPLTAESDGGASYQEDVSDNKH; this is encoded by the coding sequence GTGACGACCGTTGCGCCGTCGCCGATCGCAACCCGGCCCTACCCAGTGCGGCGGCAGGTCAAGGGTTCGGCGTTTGCTCGGATTCTGCGCACGACGGACGCGAAGCAGATCGGGATCATGTACATGATCACGGCCTTCGTGTTCTACGTGCTGGGTGGCCTGATGGCGCTGCTGATGCGCGCCGAACTGGCCCGGCCCGGCATGCAGTTGCTGTCGCCTGAGCAGTACAACCAGCTGTTCACCATGCACGGCACGATCATGCTGCTGTTCTTCGCGACACCCATCGTGTTCGCGTTCGGCAACTACGTCGTGCCGATCCAGATCGGCGCGCCCGACGTGGCGTTCCCGCGGCTGAACGCTTTCGCCTACTGGCTCTACCTGTTCGGTGGCCTGATCACCATCGGCGGGTTCCTGACCCCCGGTGGCGCCGCCGACTTCGGCTGGTTCGCGTACACCCCGCTCAGCAACAGCCTGCACTCGCCGGGTGTCGGCGGGAACATGTGGGTCGTCGGCCTGGCCATCTCCGGTCTGGGCACGATCCTCGGCTCGGTCAACCTGATCACCACGATCCTGACCCTGCGGGCCCCGGGCATGACCATGTTCCGGATGCCGATCATGTGCTGGAACATGCTGGTCACCGCACTGCTCGCGGTGATGGTGTTCCCGTTCCTGGCGGCCGCGCTCTTCGCGCTCGCCGCCGACCGCGTCCTCGGTGCGCACGTCTTCGACGTGGAGACCGGCGGGCCGATGCTCTGGCAGCACCTCTTCTGGTTCTTCGGCCACCCTGAGGTCTACATCATCGCGCTGCCGTTCTTCGGCATCATCACCGAGGTCATCCCGGTCTTCAGCCGCAAACCGGTCTTCGGTTACAAGGGCCTGGTCGCCGCGACGCTGCTGATCGGCGCGCTGTCGATGTCGGTGTGGGCCCACCACATGTTCGCCACCGGTCAGGTGCTGCTGCCGTTCTTCAGCTTCCTGAGCTTCCTGATCGCGGTTCCGACCGGCATGAAGTTCTTCGTGTGGATCGGCACCATGTGGCGCGGCCAGATCAGTTTCGAGTCGCCGATGCTCTTCGCGGTCGGCTTCCTGGTGACGTTCCTGTTCGGTGGTCTCTCCGGCGTGCTGCTCGCGGCCCCGCCGATCGACTTCCACGTCTCCGACTCGTACTTCGTGATCGCGCACTTCCACTACGTGCTCTTCGGCACGATCGTGTTCGCGGTGTTCTCCGGCATCTACTTCTGGTTCCCGAAGATGTTCGGCCGGATGCTCGACGAGAAGCTCGCGAAGGTGCACTTCTGGCTCACGATGATCGGCTTCCACGGCACCTTCCTGGTTCAGCACTGGCTGGGCACCAAGGGCATGCCGCGGCGGTACGCCGACTACCTGCCGGCGGACGGGTTCGCCTTCCTGAACACGTTCTCCACCATCGGCTCGTTCGTTCTCGGCCTGTCGACCCTGCCGTTCCTCTACAACGTGTGGAAGTCGTACAAGGTCGGCCGGGTCGTCGACGTCGACGACCCGTGGGGCCACGGCAACTCCCTCGAGTGGGCCACCAGCAGCCCGCCGCCGTTGCGTAACTTCGACCGCATGCCGCGGATCCGCTCCGAGCGGCCCGCCTTCGACCTGAAGTTCCCGGAGCTGGCCGCCGGGCACTCGCTCGCCGGACCGCCGGAGGGTGGCGCCCGGCCGCTCACCGCCGAGTCCGACGGTGGTGCCAGCTACCAGGAAGACGTCAGCGACAACAAGCACTGA
- a CDS encoding FAD-dependent monooxygenase has protein sequence MTLRILVVGAGIAGLAAARGLRVAGFRPDVVEALPASVIPGAGIHLPGNASRALRLLGLDVPLRPLGDLIFRQVFLDTRGRQLFEMDAAALWSGVGESRVLSRADLQQVLLTGVGGEVRFETEVRDVQIIDGAAKVEFSTGGIAEYDLVVAADGRRSTIRDKVGLGGPATPTGQIVYRSVVSGGPPLTDWTALLGRRSSFTAMPMGGRRIYCYADETAPDSPSPDDPVERMRELFGAFGGPVPAILDKIEKVQVARTDEVVLPTWSNGPVVLVGDAAHATAPTLAQGAAMSFEDGYVLGQELKHATDGIPAALRAYEDRRRPRCSEVRERTRERDRTRDVPPALRDPMLRRRGAQIFTDHYRALVSAV, from the coding sequence ATGACCTTGCGCATCCTCGTGGTGGGCGCCGGCATCGCCGGCTTGGCTGCGGCTCGGGGCCTCCGTGTCGCCGGTTTCCGACCGGACGTCGTCGAGGCTCTGCCCGCCTCCGTCATTCCCGGAGCCGGGATCCATCTTCCCGGCAACGCCTCCCGGGCGCTGCGACTGCTCGGCCTGGACGTGCCGCTGCGCCCACTGGGCGATCTGATCTTCCGCCAGGTCTTCCTGGACACCCGTGGCCGCCAGCTCTTCGAGATGGACGCGGCGGCGCTGTGGTCCGGTGTCGGCGAGTCCCGCGTGCTGTCCCGGGCCGACCTGCAGCAGGTCCTGCTCACCGGAGTCGGCGGCGAGGTGCGCTTCGAGACCGAGGTGCGCGACGTGCAGATCATCGACGGCGCCGCCAAGGTCGAGTTCTCCACCGGCGGCATCGCGGAGTATGACCTGGTCGTCGCCGCCGACGGCCGCCGCTCCACGATCCGGGACAAGGTCGGCCTCGGTGGCCCGGCCACCCCGACCGGCCAGATCGTCTACCGCTCGGTGGTCAGTGGCGGCCCGCCGCTCACCGACTGGACGGCGCTGCTCGGCCGCCGGTCGTCGTTCACGGCCATGCCGATGGGTGGCCGCCGGATCTACTGCTACGCCGACGAGACCGCGCCGGACAGTCCCAGCCCCGACGATCCGGTCGAGCGGATGCGCGAGCTGTTCGGCGCCTTCGGCGGCCCGGTGCCGGCCATTCTGGACAAGATCGAGAAGGTGCAGGTGGCGCGGACCGACGAGGTCGTGCTGCCGACCTGGTCGAACGGCCCGGTCGTGCTGGTCGGCGACGCCGCGCACGCCACCGCGCCGACCCTGGCGCAGGGTGCCGCGATGTCCTTCGAGGACGGTTATGTGCTCGGCCAGGAGCTGAAGCACGCCACCGACGGCATCCCGGCCGCTCTCCGGGCGTATGAGGATCGTCGTCGTCCGAGGTGTTCCGAGGTGCGTGAGCGGACCCGTGAGCGAGACCGCACCCGTGACGTCCCGCCCGCCCTGCGTGACCCCATGCTGCGCCGCCGCGGCGCCCAGATCTTCACCGATCATTATCGGGCTCTGGTGTCCGCCGTCTAA
- a CDS encoding MFS transporter, with the protein MLLTPYRETLALPKIRSLLIVATLARVPIAAATVVLTLHVVDGLGLTYGAAGLVGAAATLGGSFGAPVMGRLVDRWGLRPVLVLTTVAEVIYWLVAQALPYWVLLPTAAVGGFLALPAFSVARQAIAALTPESHRLPAFALDSVTTEMSFMAGPALGVLIVTTGGSRSAMLTLAAGILLAGIGLWLLDPPVRGADEAPVTSGERVPRSSWLKPRFVAILAVTMAATLVLSGTDVAVVAALRASGEVEWAGLVLALWAFCSLVGGFLYGTIRRGLPILVIFTPMALLTIPIGLGGDHWWLLALLLAPAGALCAPTITASSDAISRMIPAAARGEAMGMHNSALTVGVACGAPLAGLAIDHWGPAWGFVAVGSVGVLVALLVLPAEIRRRREISSEPLTTPTAPTDPSGSSADFAGPPVTGPSEGWADSVTVSVGSSAVPAQRAAIPHAQPVGHDASPRAEAVAMSRVDPTH; encoded by the coding sequence ATGCTGCTCACGCCTTACCGTGAAACACTCGCGCTGCCGAAGATCAGGTCACTGCTCATCGTGGCGACGCTCGCCCGTGTGCCGATCGCGGCGGCCACCGTGGTGCTCACCCTGCACGTCGTCGATGGGCTGGGCCTGACGTACGGCGCGGCCGGCCTGGTGGGAGCGGCCGCCACCCTCGGCGGCTCGTTCGGCGCGCCGGTGATGGGCCGGCTCGTCGACCGGTGGGGCCTGCGGCCGGTGCTGGTCCTGACCACGGTCGCCGAGGTGATCTACTGGCTGGTGGCGCAAGCCCTGCCGTACTGGGTGCTCCTCCCCACCGCCGCCGTCGGCGGATTCCTGGCCCTGCCCGCCTTCTCGGTGGCCCGGCAGGCGATCGCCGCGCTCACCCCTGAGTCGCACCGGCTGCCGGCGTTCGCGCTCGACTCGGTGACCACCGAGATGTCGTTCATGGCCGGGCCCGCCCTCGGCGTCCTGATCGTCACCACCGGCGGCTCGCGCAGCGCCATGCTCACCCTCGCCGCCGGAATCCTCCTGGCCGGCATCGGCCTGTGGCTGCTCGACCCACCGGTCCGGGGCGCCGACGAGGCGCCCGTGACGAGCGGTGAGCGGGTGCCGCGCAGCAGTTGGCTCAAGCCCCGGTTCGTCGCGATCCTGGCCGTCACGATGGCCGCCACCCTGGTCCTGTCCGGCACCGACGTGGCCGTGGTCGCCGCGCTGCGCGCCTCCGGCGAGGTGGAGTGGGCCGGGCTGGTGCTGGCGCTGTGGGCGTTCTGCTCCCTGGTCGGCGGATTCCTCTACGGCACCATCCGCCGCGGCCTCCCGATCCTCGTCATCTTCACCCCGATGGCGCTGCTGACCATCCCGATCGGCCTCGGCGGTGACCACTGGTGGCTGCTGGCGCTGCTGCTGGCCCCGGCGGGCGCCCTCTGCGCTCCCACGATCACCGCCAGTTCCGACGCGATCAGCCGGATGATCCCCGCCGCCGCCCGTGGCGAGGCGATGGGCATGCACAACTCCGCGCTCACCGTCGGCGTGGCCTGTGGCGCCCCGCTGGCGGGCCTGGCAATCGATCATTGGGGTCCGGCGTGGGGTTTCGTCGCCGTGGGCTCCGTGGGCGTTCTGGTGGCTCTGCTGGTCCTTCCCGCCGAGATCCGCCGCCGCCGTGAGATTTCATCCGAACCACTGACCACCCCGACCGCCCCCACCGACCCGTCCGGCAGTAGCGCTGACTTCGCCGGCCCGCCCGTGACAGGTCCGTCTGAGGGCTGGGCTGATTCGGTCACGGTTTCCGTCGGCTCTTCCGCTGTCCCGGCCCAGCGTGCCGCGATCCCGCACGCTCAACCAGTGGGCCACGATGCAAGCCCGCGCGCGGAAGCGGTGGCCATGTCGCGTGTCGACCCCACACACTGA
- a CDS encoding MarR family winged helix-turn-helix transcriptional regulator, whose protein sequence is MDEPSRLTDEPRWLTEEQQNAWRQIVELLVRVPAAIETQLQRDSGLTHMGYLVLMTLSERPDRRLPMSRLARHASASLSRLSHVVARLEQKGWVRRERDAADGRVQIAVLTDEGWAKVVETAPGHAEAIQRLIFDRLTAAQARQLAKVAEALLESLVEGRSGPSSSRG, encoded by the coding sequence ATGGACGAGCCCAGCCGGTTGACCGACGAGCCCCGCTGGTTGACCGAGGAACAGCAGAACGCCTGGCGGCAGATCGTCGAACTGCTCGTCCGGGTCCCGGCCGCGATCGAGACGCAGCTCCAGCGCGACTCCGGGCTGACCCACATGGGCTACCTGGTCCTGATGACTCTCTCCGAACGCCCGGACCGCCGCCTGCCGATGAGCAGGCTCGCCCGGCATGCCAGCGCGTCGCTCTCCCGGCTCTCCCATGTGGTGGCCCGGCTGGAGCAGAAGGGCTGGGTGCGGCGGGAACGAGACGCCGCCGACGGCCGGGTCCAGATCGCCGTGCTCACCGACGAGGGGTGGGCGAAGGTGGTCGAGACGGCACCGGGGCATGCCGAGGCGATCCAGCGGTTGATCTTCGACCGGCTGACCGCCGCCCAGGCCAGGCAGCTCGCGAAGGTGGCCGAAGCGCTGCTGGAGAGCCTGGTGGAGGGGCGTTCCGGCCCGTCGTCATCGCGAGGGTGA
- a CDS encoding EAL domain-containing protein: MTVPEERERWTPAPPHSLPEPRQPVDDRAAWFTYTAAGDHIVWSAALSTMIGRNPEEKGKTRQILSRHVHRDDHARALGAITEAWTAQRTVHTTIRLMRADGGWFDADCSLEPMAGAVGAVLGIRGTVRDVSVRERARRESVRLTRRGETVQASLIEPDPATGLLTRARFADEIDRALRGAGGALLVVRVQAGEDTAGVRPDRNADLLHLSARLVEENVRPEHLLGRVGPNEIAVLFANVSWRTAREQARSLIAALGAVAGTWSGLVRFERDAEAGSHGLLIDAEQAWRQSREAGRPMTLVAHPVQVRDRQGSYRSRVADALGTEGFTLYSQPILELQTNRVTRHELLLRVIDETDGPQSPIQLLDTAERLDAVFDIDLWVVDRAMRLAAEQPGLSLQVNLSGRSVGDPRLTAEVEKLLERYEVDPAQLTFEITETALIGNLSEARRFADRVRDLGCGLALDDFGSGYASFRYLRLFPIDLVKIDGEYVVDLVDNPQDQVLVRALVQVCQAYGIHTVAEFVQDEATLRMLRELGVDYVQGYLIGRPEPVVPGRLRWS; this comes from the coding sequence ATGACGGTGCCCGAAGAACGGGAGCGCTGGACTCCCGCGCCGCCGCATTCCCTTCCCGAGCCCCGGCAGCCGGTCGACGACCGGGCGGCCTGGTTCACCTACACCGCGGCCGGTGACCACATCGTCTGGTCCGCGGCCCTCTCCACGATGATCGGCCGTAACCCGGAGGAGAAGGGCAAGACTCGCCAGATCCTGTCCCGGCACGTGCACCGTGACGACCACGCCCGGGCACTCGGGGCCATCACCGAGGCCTGGACCGCCCAGCGGACCGTGCACACCACGATCCGGCTGATGCGCGCCGACGGCGGCTGGTTCGACGCCGACTGCTCGCTGGAACCGATGGCCGGTGCGGTCGGCGCGGTTCTCGGCATCCGCGGCACGGTCCGGGACGTCTCGGTCCGCGAGCGCGCCCGTCGCGAGTCGGTCCGGCTCACCCGGCGCGGTGAGACCGTGCAGGCGTCGCTGATCGAGCCGGATCCGGCGACCGGTCTGCTGACCCGGGCACGGTTCGCCGACGAGATCGACCGGGCGTTGCGCGGCGCGGGCGGCGCGCTTCTGGTGGTCCGGGTCCAGGCCGGCGAGGACACCGCGGGCGTACGGCCGGACCGTAACGCCGACCTCCTGCACCTGTCGGCCCGTCTGGTCGAGGAGAACGTCCGCCCCGAGCATCTGCTCGGCCGGGTCGGCCCGAACGAGATCGCGGTCCTGTTCGCGAACGTCAGCTGGCGCACGGCCCGGGAGCAGGCCCGGTCTCTGATCGCGGCTCTCGGTGCGGTGGCCGGCACCTGGTCCGGTCTGGTCCGCTTCGAGCGGGACGCCGAGGCCGGCAGCCACGGCCTGCTGATCGACGCCGAGCAGGCCTGGCGGCAGTCGCGGGAGGCGGGCCGCCCGATGACCCTGGTCGCGCATCCGGTCCAGGTCCGGGACCGGCAGGGGTCGTACCGCAGCCGGGTCGCCGACGCCCTCGGTACCGAGGGGTTCACCCTCTACTCGCAGCCGATCCTGGAGTTGCAGACCAACCGGGTGACCCGGCACGAACTGCTGCTCCGGGTGATCGACGAGACCGACGGCCCGCAGTCGCCGATCCAGTTGCTGGACACCGCCGAGCGTCTCGACGCGGTCTTCGACATCGACCTGTGGGTGGTGGACCGGGCGATGCGGCTCGCCGCCGAGCAGCCCGGCCTGAGCCTGCAGGTGAACCTCTCCGGCCGGTCGGTGGGGGACCCGCGGCTCACCGCCGAGGTGGAGAAGCTTCTCGAACGATACGAGGTGGATCCGGCACAGCTCACCTTCGAGATCACCGAGACCGCGCTGATCGGCAACCTGAGTGAGGCCCGCCGGTTCGCCGACCGGGTCCGGGACCTCGGCTGCGGTCTGGCGCTCGACGACTTCGGCTCCGGGTACGCCTCGTTCCGCTATCTGCGCCTGTTCCCGATCGACCTCGTCAAGATCGACGGGGAGTACGTCGTGGACCTCGTCGACAACCCGCAGGACCAGGTGCTGGTGCGCGCGCTGGTGCAGGTCTGCCAGGCGTACGGGATCCACACGGTCGCCGAGTTCGTGCAGGACGAGGCCACTCTGCGGATGTTGCGTGAGCTGGGCGTCGACTACGTCCAGGGCTACCTCATCGGCCGTCCGGAGCCGGTTGTCCCAGGTCGGTTGCGGTGGTCCTGA